A region of Burkholderiales bacterium DNA encodes the following proteins:
- a CDS encoding XrtA/PEP-CTERM system-associated ATPase has translation MYESFYGLTAKPFQLNPDPDFFFASKQHNRALAYLEYGLHKNEGFIVVTGEIGAGKTTVLRNLLGKIDPKEVEAVQIVSTQLDAGDTLRMVAAAFGVPAANATKSDLLLAIEAYLLKLRMEGRRALLVVDEAQNLTLESMEELRMLSNYQLENQALLQSFLVGQPEFRRILASPRMEQLRQRITAACHISPMDADETREYVRHRLRHVGWTGRPHLELDAYESIFEVTEGVPRRINTLCDRLLLAGFLSEKLVLDGQDVKQAAEEIRAETTLGAAPEPAAANESRAGPNGSDVLHGLGITADDLDALDLAIDDETAQRVTTMVSRLQAGDFEERLERLEKQSLSTLAVLRHLLNALRARRSSSVQKENEQ, from the coding sequence GTGTACGAATCCTTCTACGGCCTCACCGCGAAGCCGTTCCAGCTCAATCCGGACCCGGATTTCTTCTTCGCGAGCAAGCAGCACAACCGCGCGCTCGCTTACCTCGAGTACGGCCTGCACAAGAACGAGGGCTTCATCGTGGTGACGGGGGAGATCGGCGCGGGCAAGACGACCGTGCTGCGCAACCTGCTCGGTAAGATCGATCCGAAGGAAGTGGAGGCGGTACAGATCGTCAGCACGCAGCTCGATGCCGGCGATACGCTGCGCATGGTCGCCGCCGCGTTCGGCGTGCCTGCGGCGAACGCGACGAAATCCGATCTCCTGCTGGCGATCGAGGCTTACCTGCTCAAGCTGCGCATGGAAGGCCGGCGCGCGCTGCTCGTCGTCGACGAAGCGCAAAACCTCACGCTCGAGTCGATGGAGGAGCTGCGCATGCTCTCCAACTACCAGCTCGAGAACCAGGCGCTGCTCCAGAGCTTCCTCGTCGGGCAGCCGGAGTTCAGGAGGATCCTCGCGAGCCCGCGCATGGAGCAGTTGCGCCAGCGCATCACCGCGGCGTGTCACATCAGTCCGATGGACGCGGACGAGACGCGCGAATACGTGCGTCACCGCCTGCGCCATGTGGGCTGGACCGGGCGGCCGCACCTCGAGCTCGATGCGTACGAATCGATCTTCGAGGTGACCGAAGGCGTTCCGCGCAGGATCAACACGCTCTGCGACAGGCTGCTGCTCGCCGGCTTCCTGTCCGAAAAGCTCGTGCTCGACGGCCAGGACGTGAAGCAGGCCGCGGAAGAGATCCGCGCGGAGACGACGCTCGGTGCTGCGCCGGAACCCGCGGCGGCGAACGAATCCCGCGCGGGACCGAACGGGAGCGATGTGCTGCACGGCCTGGGCATCACCGCCGACGATCTCGATGCGCTCGACCTCGCGATCGACGACGAGACCGCGCAGCGCGTGACCACGATGGTGTCTCGGCTGCAGGCGGGCGATTTCGAAGAGCGTCTCGAGCGTCTCGAAAAGCAGAGCCTGTCGACGCTCGCGGTGCTGCGACATCTGCTGAATGCGCTGCGCGCACGCCGCTCGTCATCGGTCCAGAAGGAAAACGAACAGTGA